A region of the Sphingobium yanoikuyae genome:
CCCCTTTCGACTCAATTATTGACGTAGAAGTCGCGCAATGCCCGCGCATCATGCAGGGCATTGTGCGGCACCCGGCTGTTGGCCGCCGCGCTGAAGCCCGCCGCGTTGATCAGTTCCAGCCGCAGCCCATAGTCGACCGCCGCCATCTGCCCCGGCCCGGTGGTCAGCAGCGCGCAGAAATGGGCCAGATCCTCGGGCCAGTCGGCGATGATCACCGGATCGGAATCGCCATCCAGATAGGCGGCGATATGGTCGGCCGCCTCGATCCGGCTGAGTTCATGGTCCAGCCCCGCCGGCACATGGCGCAGATAGGGGATGACATGGCGCTCGACCCAGGGTTCGATCATATCGGGCAGCGGCAGCGACGCATAGAAATCATCGTCGCCATGTTCGGGCACCAGCGCCACGCTGATCAGCGCGCCGCCAAAGCCGTTGAATTCGGTATCGAGAAAATAACGCATGATGGGGGTGCCGATAGACCCCTGCGCCGCCGCTGGCCAGCCCATAGGCGGCGAACCGTCCATCGGGCCGCCATTGCGCAGCGGCCCGTGACCTGTCATGCGGCCGCTTTCCCCGCCCTGTTTGAGGACCATTGCCATGACACCGCGCGAATTGCTGGGCACCGCCGCCGTTCCGGGCGGACAGGAACTGCGCCTCTATCGCCGCGGCGGCGACTTCATGATCGTGCTCGACCGCAACGAGCTGATGAGTAGCCGGATGAGCGGGTCGGAAAAGGCGCTGGCGTTGATGACGCTGGAGCGACTGGGCAAGCGCGCCGGTCTTCACATGCTGATCGGCGGCTATGGCATGGGCTTCACCCTGCGCGCCGCGCTCGCGGAAATGGACGCAAAGGCGCAGATCACGCTGGCCGAACTGGTGCCCGAGATCATCGAATGGGCGCGCGGCCCGATGGTCGACCTGGCCGCCGGCTGCCTGGACGATCCGCGCGTGCGGCTGGTGATGGACGATGTCGCCCATGTGATCGCCGCCGGCCATGGCAGCTATGACGCGATCCTGCTGGATGTCGACAATGGCCCGGACGGCCTGACCGCCGACGCCAACGACCGGCTCTATACCAATGCGGGCCTCGCCAGCGCGATGCGCGCGCTCAAGCCCGGCGGCATATTGGCGATCTGGTCGGCAGGATCGGACGCCGCCTTCACCCGGCGGCTGCAGAATGCGGGCTTCGCGGTGGAAGAAGTCGCGGTCAAGGCGCGCGACAATGGCAAGGGCCCCCGCCACGTCATCTGGTTCGCAACCCGCCGGCGGTAAGAATCCTGTTTGAGAAAGCCGGTTCCAGCCCGCTCCCCCGCCCAACCGCCCGATCCAGTGTCATCCTGTCGGGTGGTTGGGCGGGGGAGCGGGCCGGCACCGTACCGAGACATCGCCCTTTCGCGACGCCCCAAAAAAAGGCGCCACACCCCGGACATGAGAGGGGCCGCCGGGACGCAATGCCCGACGGCCCATCATGTGCATGGTCAGCGGCCGGAAACCGCCCAGAAGGAAGACAAGTTCGCGCTAAAGCCCCTGGCGGAGACGGCCTGTATGTCGGCGCTCTTGGTCTCTACACCATGAAGGGTTTGTACCGACGCTCCGGCGTCGTCAGCGGCGCGTTTCCCGAATGGACTTGACCGACCCCATTGCTGAACCATGAGACATCGGATCACCTCCTTTCGCTAATTAAGCCCGCGTGACCGGCTTTGAGCTACCCCTCGATCGGCCACGAGACGGACTGTGAATCAGACGGATTGCAGGATCAAGACTTGTAATATTCTTTTTTGGAATCATACTTGAACGTCCGCGCCGAAACGGCGGGACCGCTGATTTTCAGCCCCGACACTCCTCGATCACGCGCGATATTTCGGCCCAGGCCGGCACGATCAGCGTCTCCTGCCCCTGCACCTCGACCGCGAAACGGCCCCGGCTATAGGCGAGCTGGTCCAGTACCGCGTCGCTCGCGCCGCGCACGGCAGTCAGTTGCGGCACCTGCGTCCCCGCCATCACCGCCGGCCAGCTGCTCGCGCCATAGCTTGTCCGCACCGTGATCGCCCCCTGCCCGCCGCCGGCCCGGCCGAGGCTGATCCGCCGCGTCGCCCGGTCGCAGCGCAGCGTCAAACGCGGGGCAGAAGCCGACTCGCCAAACAGCGCGACCGGCCCGGCCGGATCGGCGCGATAGGTCCAGTTGCCCGGCGTCGCAGGGCGATATTGCCACTCGACCGCCGCAGGCGGTGCGGGCTGCGCCGGTGGCAAAGGCGCAGGCCGGGATGCGGGCGCCGGACGCGACGCCGCTGTCGAAGGCGGCGCGGAGGGCGGCGCGACGCAGCCGGCCACCAACAGGGTCAGCGGCGCTGCAAGGGCCGGGGCGGACACAAGAAATCGGGTCAGACGCATGGCGCTTCCATGCCCGAGCCGGCCGGAGCGCTCAACCCGAAAAGGGGCAAGGCGACGGCAGAGGCGGATGGCCGACCACGACCGCCGCCACTTGCCCCCATGGACAACCGCTCCGTTCATCGCACGGAGAGCCTCAAAAAAGCGCCGGATATTGACAGTTTTAGGGCGAATCGATAAAGGCCGCCGTTCCCTACACGCGTAACAGCGGCAGTGCTTCCTGCACTGGCCGTCTTTTTTGCGTCTCGGGAAGCAACATCATGGCCTGTTTTTCCTTGCCAGGAAAGAGGCCCGAACGCTTTGAGATGGGGCGGCGCCAACTGCCCCGTGGAGCAGGAGATTTAAGTACCATGGCACGTATTGCGGGTGTTAACATCCCGACCAACAAGCGCGTAATCATCGCGCTCACCTACATCCACGGCATCGGTCGCAAGACCGCCGTCGACCTCGCCGACAAGCTGGGCATCGACCATGCGCGCCGCGTTCAGGACCTGTCGGACGCCGAAGTCCTGCAGATCCGCGAAGCCATCGACGCCGACCTGACCGTCGAAGGCGATCTGCGTCGCGAAACCGCGATGAACATCAAGCGCCTGATGGATCTGGCCTGCTATCGCGGCCTGCGTCATCGCAAGGGCCTGCCGGTTCGCGGTCAGCGCACGCACACCAATGCGCGCACCCGCAAGGGTAAGGCGAAGCCGATCGCCGGCAAGAAGAAGTAATCGTCGAGGGCTGGTCCTTTGGACGGACCCTCCGGTGACTTCTGCTTTTGAACGATTTTTGTAGGATTAGAGCAAAATGGCACGCGAACCCCAGCGCATTAAGCGCCGCGAACGCAAGAACATCTCGGCCGGCGTCGCGCACGTCAACGCCAGCTTCAACAACACCATGGTGACCATCACCGACGCCCAGGGCAACGCGATCTCGTGGTCCTCGGCCGGCATGATGGGCTTCAAGGGCAGCCGCAAGTCGACCCCGTACGCCGCTCAGGTGTGCGCCGAAGACGCCGGCCGCAAGGCTGCGGAACATGGCGTCCGCACCCTCGAAGTCGAAGTCAAGGGCCCCGGTTCGGGCCGTGAATCGGCTCTGCGCGCGCTGCAGGCCGTCGGCTTCCACATCACCTCGATCCGCGACGTCACGCCGATCCCGCACAATGGTGTGCGTCCGTCGAAGCGCCGCCGCGTCTAATTAAGCTTCGCTAGAGGCTTGAAGGCGGGCGGCGGACGCGTCGCCCGCTTACCCGTTTGCATCGGCCGGAACGTCCTGATGGGTCCAGGATCTACCCGTTACGGCCACATCCCCAGGGGAAGTACATGACTGTCAACATGAAGAACTGGCAGGAATTGAAGAAGCCCAACGCCCTCGAGATCAAGCCGACCGGCGACGGCAAGCGCAAGGCGACCTTCGTTGCCGAACCGCTTGAGCGCGGTTTCGGCCTGACGCTCGGCAACGCGCTGCGCCGGGTTCTTCTCTCCTCGCTCCAGGGCGCGGCGGTCACCTCGATCAAGATCGAGAATGTCCTGCACGAATTCTCGTCGCTCGCCGGCGTGCGTGAGGACGTCACCGACATCGTCCTGAACATCAAGCAGGTCGCGCTGAAGATGGAAGGCGAAGGCCCCAAGCGTCTGCAGCTGTCCGCCACCGGCCCGGCCGTGGTGAAGGCAGGCGACATTGCCGTCGTCGGCGACATCGAAGTGATGAACCCCGATCTGGTGATCTGTCACCTCGATCAGGGCGCGACGCTGAACATGGAACTGACGGCTGACATCGGCAAGGGCTATGTCCCCGCCGTCGCCAACCGCCCGGCAGACGCACCGATCGGCCTGATCCCGGTCGACGCGCTCTACTCGCCGGTCCGCCAGGTCGCCTACAAGGTGGATAACACCCGCGTCGGCCAGGAACTGGACTATGACAAGCTGTCGCTGACGCTGGAAACCGACGGCACCGTGACGCCGGAAGATGCGATTGCCTATGCAGCCCGCATCCTGCAGGACCAGCTCCAGCTGTTCGTCCACTTCGAGGACGCGCTGCCCGCCGCTGCCCCGGCTGCCGGCCATGCCGCTGCCGCTGCGTCGGAAGGCGAAAGCGACACCAACCAGATCAACCGCTATCTGCTCAAGAAGGTGGACGAACTGGAACTGTCGGTCCGCTCGGCCAACTGCCTCAAGAACGACAACATCATCTATATCGGCGATCTGGTCCAGAAGACCGAAGCCGAGATGCTGCGCACCCCGAATTTCGGCCGCAAGTCGCTGAACGAAATCAAGGAAGTGCTGTCGTCCATGGGCCTGCGCCTGGGCATGGACATCCCCGGCTGGCCGCCGGAAAATATCGAGGAAATGGCCAAGAAGCTCGAACAGGAGCTGCTGGGCTAAGTCGGAGCGAGCCGCGCAGCGCAGCAGCGCGGCGGTTCGCAACGCGAACGCGAACGACCGGCCAGCGACGCGCCGCGTCGTCTGACGTCACGGGATTTACTCCCGTGACGGTCGCCGGACGGTCAATGGGGTATTAGGCGGTCCCCATGAAAACCGCCTGGTCTGGGGTACCTCATCCGGCCCCTTAACGAACGAAGGAATGAGACATGCGTCATAAAGTTGGTCATCGTAAGCTTCAGCGCAGCACCGGTCATCGTACCGCCCTGCTTCGCAACCTGGCTGCCTCGCTCATCAAGCATGAGCAGATCCTGACCACCACGCCGAAGGCGAAGGAACTGCGTCCCTACGTCGAGAAGCTGATCACCCTCGCCAAGAAGGGTGGCCTGTCCAACCGTCGTCTGGCCGACGCCCGCCTGAAGGACGATGCGCAGCTGACCAAGCTGTTCGAAGTCCTGGCCGAGCGTTACAAGGATCGCAACGGTGGCTACACCCGCGTGATCAAGGCCGGTTTCCGCGCTTCGGACGCCGCGCCGATCGCGATCATCGAGCTGGTCGACCGTGACGTCGATGCCAAGGGCCAGGACTCCGGTCCGGTCAACACCGTCGACGAAGACGAATTCGAAGCCGCCTGATCGCGGTTCCGCCGGTAACGGTGGATAGACGATAGTCGAACAGGCCGCGGCTTCATCCGAAGCCGCGGCCTGTTTTCTTTCAAGGATATAGGGTCGAGAGGATGCGCGCGCTTCGCCGCCTGATCTGGCCGCTGCCGGCCCTGCTGGCAGTGATCGCCGCCGCGCCGGCCTCTGCTGTGGCTGCCGCTGCCTCGGGCGATGCCACCCCCGCCGCGATCGACGCGACGCCGCCGGACAATGGCCTCCATTACCCGCTCACCCGCCGCCAGGATCTGGTCGAGGATCATTTCGGCGTGAAGGTGACCGATCCCTATCGCTGGCTGGAAAATGACGTCCGCACCGATCCCGCCGTGCGCGACTGGGTCGGCCGCGAAAATGACCTGACCCGCCGCTATATCGATGACCTGCCCGGCCGCAATGCGCTCAAGACGCGGATGCAGGCGCTCTTCGCCCATGGCCGCTTCACCGTGCCGCGCAAGGCCGGCACCCGCTATTTCTACGGCTATAACAAGGGGCTGCAGAACCAGACACCGCTCTATGTCCGCGAAGGACTGGCCGGTGAACAAAGGCTGCTGCTCGATCCCAATCGCTGGGCCAGGGATGGCGCCAGTGCGCTCGCCGAATGGACGCCCTCGCCCGACGGCCGCTTCCTCGCCTATGGCGTGCAGGATGCCGGCAGCGACTGGCGCACCCTGCGCGTGCTGGACGTCGACAGCGGCAAGATCCTCGACGACAAGGTCGAATGGGTCAAATTCTCGCAAACTGCCTGGGACGGCCGGGGCGAGGGCTTCTTCTACTCCCGCTATGCCGCGCCGGTCGACGGCGAAGCCTATCAGTCGACCAACAGCGACCAGCAGCTTTATTATCATCGCATCGGCACGCCCCAGGCGCAGGACCAGCTCATCTATGCGACGCCCGATCGCCCCGGCCTCAGCCACACCGCCCAGGTGACGAGCGATGGCCGCTGGCTGATCGTCAGCAGCTTTGCCGGCATGGATCCGCGCCGCGAGCTGCATGTCGCCGCGCTCGACGGTGGCCCCGTCAAGCTGCGGACGCTGGTCAAGGGCCTCGCCAATGACTGGCGCCTGATCGGCAGCCGGGGATCGACCCTCTATTTCGTCACCGACCGCAAGGCCGCCCATATGCGGCTGGTGACGCTCGATGCCCTGCGGCCGGGGCGCAGCGAAAAGCCGCTGGTGGCCGAACGCACCGATACGCTTGCCGGCGGATCGCTGGTCGGCAACCGCTTCATCCTCGCTTACATGACCCAATCGGAAACCGTCGCCGAACTGGTCGAGCTGGACGGGCGCAAGGTCGGCGACGTGCCGCTGCCCGGCATGGGCACCGCTGCCGGTTTCGGCGGGCGCGATGGCGACCCGGAAACCTTCTTCTCCTTCTCCGGCTTCGTGACGCCGGCCAGCATCTATCGCTTCGACACGGCGAGCCAGCAGACCCAGCTCTTCGCCCAGCCCGACCTGCCCTTCAATCCCGCCGATTATGGCGTCGAACAGGTCAGCTATCCCTCGAAGGACGGCACGCTGATCCCGATGACGATCCTGCGCAAGAAAGTGCTGGCCGACCATACACAGGCGGTGCCGACCATCCTCTATGGCTATGGCGGCTTCAACATCGCGCTGACGCCCGGCTATTCGGCGACCCGCATGGCCTGGCTGGAACAGGGCGGCGCCTATGCCATCGCCAATCTGCGCGGCGGCGGCGAGTTCGGCAAGGCCTGGCACGATGCCGGGCGCGGCGCCAACAAGCAGAATGTGTTCGACGATTTCATCGCCGCCGCCGAATATCTCAAGGCCCAGGGCTATACCCCCAAGGATGGGCTGGCGATCGAGGGCCGTTCCAATGGCGGCCTGCTGGTCGGCGCGGTGGTCAACCAGCGGCCCGACCTGTTCGCCGCCGCCCTGCCCGCGGTCGGGGTCATGGACATGCTGCGCTTCGATCGCTTCACCGCCGGCCGCTATTGGGTCGACGATTATGGATCGCCCGACAATGAACGTGACTTCCCCCTGCTCTATGGCTATTCGCCCTATCACAACATCTTGAGCGGCAAGGATTATCCGGCGATCCTGGTGACCACGGCGGATACCGACGACCGGGTCGTGCCGGCGCACAGCTTCAAATATGCCGCCGCGCTGCAGGCCGCGTCGATCGGCGACAAGCCGCATCTGTTGCGGGTGGAGAATCGTGCCGGCCATGGCGCGGGCAAGCCGATCGACAAGCTGATCGAGGAATATGCCGACAGCTATGCCTTCGCCGCCCATTTCACCGGGCTCGACATCCAGCGCAAGCCGGACTGAGCCCATTCAGCCTCTGGACAGCCCGACGCGGCTATGGCTCATTCCATCGCAGGAGACAGGCAGATGATCGGGAACAGGACGCGGTGGATGACGGGGGCGCTGGTCGGCGCAGGGCTGCTGCTGGGCAGCGTCGCCCCGGCACAGGCCCGGCCCCGCTATGACGATCGCTACTGGCATCACCGCCATGATCGCGGCAATGGCTTCGGCTTTGGCGACGCGGTCGGCATTGCCGCACTGCTTGGCGCCGCCGTGGTGGTCGCCAATTCCGTCTCCAAGGACCGCAAGGACGCACGCGGCGCTGATGTCGACAACCGCCCCTATGCCGACAATGACGCCCCGCCTCCAACCAGTGGCACCGACTATGGAGCGGATGCCGACAACGCGGGACCGCCCGCGCGCACGGATGATTTTTCGGACGTCGCTGCCACCAACCAGAGCAATGACCAGCTGACCGATGCCTGCGCGCTGGCCGCGCGGGACGAGGCGCAGGGCCAGGCCGGCTATGCCGAAATCCGCCACATCGACGAGCCGCGCGCGACCGCCGACGGCTATAATATCGATGGCGAGGTCGAGACCCGCACCAGCTATCGCGCCACCGAAGGCACCACCCGTCGCTTCACCTGCGCGATGAAGGACGGCCGCGTGGCAGAGGTCTATCTCAGCCGCGACGTGGCGATGCACTGACGCATAGCCACCGGATTGTCTCGCCGAGCGAGACAGTCTGGTGCGCCGCCGCCGGCTTATCATGCCCGCCCATTTCCCTATTTCGAGCCCATCTCGAACAAATGGGAAAAGGGATAGACATGATGAGAAACATGATCGGCACCGCGGCAGCCATCGGCCTTGCCCTCGCCTGCGGCACCGCCCATGCCGAAAGCTTCCAGGGCCCCTATGTCGGCGTCCAGGCCGGCTGGAACCGCGACAGCATCGGCAGCGCCAACAGCGATGTCGGCCGCCTCGACATGCATGAATCGCGCGACGCCTTCTTCGGTGGCGGATTTGCCGGTTATGATCATCAGCTTACCGACAAGATCGTGGTCGGCGTGGAGGCCGGTTTCGACATCGCCGCCGATGACGCATCCCGCGTCGGCGGATCGCTGATCGACCCCAATTACAGCTTCGATATCGGCGCGCGCGCCGGCTATGTCGTCGGCGGCAACACCCTGCTCTATGTCCGGGGCAGCTATGAGAATATGCGCGCCCGTATCGCGCTCAGCGATACCAGCGGCACCCTGTCGGGCCATGACAGTTTCGACGGCTGGGGCGTGGGTGCCGGCGTCGAACGCTTCGTCGCCGACAAGGTCACCGCGCGTATCGAATATCGATACAGTGACCTCGGCAACGGCGGCAAGTTCGACCGGCACCAGACCCTGGTCGGCCTCGCCTATCATTTCTGACGTCAGTCGGGACGGGCAGGCGCAAGGCAGCCCTGCCCGTCCAGAGGCCAGAGCCATCCATTCCAGCGGATCAGCGCGCCGCCAGATAATCGCCGCTGGCGATCACCCGATGTCCGGTAACGGACAGGGCGTACAGATAGACCCAGGCGTCGACAGGCCCATCCGCCGTTTCCACGAGACAGCGTTCGCGCCGATATTCATGGGGCAGGGAATCGTCGGGCGTGCATTCCTCATAGGCGTCGAGCCGCGCCAGCAGCGCCTCCGCTTCGGACAGTGCGAACAGGTCGCCATATACGCGCCCCGCCTCCCCCGGCACGAAACCGGGATAATCCGCCACCTGATAGAGTTTGCCGCCGATCCAGCCCGCCCCGATCCACTCGGCGCGATCGGCCAGCCAATGCGCCATCGGCCCTTCAAAGCCCGGTCGCAGCGTGCCATAAACGAAAAGCAACGGCCTTTTCATTACCAACCTGCAACTTTCACCGATTGACGGCAAATTTTCCCAATCATCGGATTTTTTCGCATAGCAAAAAAATCAGCAACTGAGGAAAACGCACGGATTTCCGCCAAAAATCGAAACTGGCACGCCGCCTGCAATATCGTCTGGCATCAAGGCCGGACGGTCCGGCCAGGAAATATCTAGGGAGTGAGTATCATGTCCATCGCCAAGTTCCAGAGCGTCGCCCTTGCCTTTGTCGGCGCCGTCATCTTCGCCAGCCTGTTCGTCGGCGCGGCGGTTCCGGTTGCCCCGATCGCCTGATCGGGCAACCGCCCCTTTCCCATCACAGATATTATTGAAGGCCAGATCCATGAACAACAGCTTCACCCTCGACCGCCGCAACGCGAAGATCATGGGCGTGTGCGCCGGCATCGCCAACCGCACCGGGCTGGATGTCACGCTGATCCGCGTTGCCCTGGTGCTGCTGACCCTGTGCGCCCTAGGCCCGATCGGCGTCGTGGCCTATCTGCTCGCCGGCTGGCTGGCCGAGGGTTGATCCCTCGCCGCCACCGGAAGGCAGGGTTTCCGGATACAAAAGCGCCGCCCCGGCATATGCCCTGGGCGGCCTTTTTATGCCCCGCATCGACGGGACAAGGATGAGCGCGATCTGCGCTTAAGCGTACAGCACCGAGTAGAAGGTCAGCATCTGGACGCTGACCGCAACCACCAGCGCAGTCGCCTGAAAGGCCTGACGCATATTGGACTCCATCATTGGAACGACATCCCGGATCGGGATGCAGCGCCATATGATGATTTCACATCATTGTAACAATCGCAAAGCCTGACATACCAATTGCATCAAACGCAATTATGTCACAGCTGTTGCTCCAGAGCCATGATGGTCGCACGCGCCGCTGCCGGGTTCCGGACCTTGGCGCCGCTGATGTAGAAGAGATAGGCGTCGCCCTGCGCCGCCTGCGCCTTTGCCCGATCGGCCCAGCCGGCGATGTCCGCCCTGCCATAGCCGGTCTCCTCGTCCTCTCGGCTGCGCATCAGCCGGCTGTAGGCAAAACCGACATCATGGCCGGTGATTGCCGGATAATCGTCATGGTCGGCCAGCACCACCGCCGCGCCCGCGTCGCGTGCCAGAGCCAGGAAGGCCGGGTCATCGAAGCTTTCGTGCCGCACCTCCAGCGCATGGCGTAGCGCCACGCCATCGACACTGGCCGGCAACAATTGCAGGAAGGCGCCGAAATCATCGGGGTCAAACTTCTTGGTCGGCATGAACTGCCACAGGATCGGCCCCAGCCGGTCGCCCAGTTCGACGATCCCCTGCTGGACGAATTTCTGGATCGACTCGCCCGCCTCCGCCAGCACGCGGCGATTGGTGCAGAATCGCGACGCCTTGACCGCAAACTGAAAGCCGTCGGGCACCGCCTGCGCCCAACCGGCAAAGGTCGCCGGCTTCTGGCTGCTATAATAGGTGGCGTTGATCTCCGTCGCGGTCAGTTGCACGCCGACATAGGCCAGTTCATCCTTCTGGCGCATGCCGGCGGGATAGAAGCTGCCGCGCCAGGGCTCATAGACCCATCCGCCGATCCCGACCCTGATCCGTCCCGTCATGAAGATCCTCCCTGCGCCATATTGATCGCCCGGAACGATCAGAGCCAGCGGGAAAAGCCATTGGCGATTATTGCGAACAATTCTTAATTATCGAGCAACAGATTTCAAAGGGGTTCCGCCATGTCGCTCGATCTCATCAAGACCGCCACCTATTTGTCGATCCACCTGACCGTGGGCTTCACCGTCGCCTATCTGATGACCGGATCGGTCGCGCTGGCCGGCGGCATCGCGCTCGTCGAACCGATGGTCAATGCGGTTGCCTTCTTCTTCCACGAACAGGCCTGGAAGCGCTTCAGCGCCCGGCCGCCGCGCAATGCCGGACGCGACTGGATGCGCGGTCAGGCGGCGATCGCCTGACCCCTCACTTCTTCGGGCGCGGCTTGGCGCGCGGGATCAGCCAGGGCTTCACCTTGCCGGTCGGCCGCGCCTTTCCGTCCAGCCGTCGCACATGCCGGATGGTGATCGGCTTGACGATCATCTGCCCGCGCATCGGCCCGGTGCCGCAACAGGTCGGCACCGCCAGGATGCGACGCACCACATCCATGCCGGCCACCACATGGCCAAAGGCGGCATAGCCGATCGAACTGCCCTGCGCGTCCATCCTCGGCGTCGGGCCTACCGTGATGAAGAAATTGCCTGATGCCGAATTGGGCCGGTCCGGCCGGGCCATCGACAGGGTCGCGTCGAGATGCCTGATCCCGGTCTGGCTGGTCGGCTCATGCCGGACCGGCGGCAAGGCCCGGCGCAGGTCGGTATCGATCCCGCCCTGGATCAGCCCATATCGGGGATCGCTCTTGCGCCGCGCCGCCCGGTAGAAGACCGTGCCGTCGAGCCGCTGGTCATCGGCATAGGCGAGGAAATTGGCGCTGGTCAGGGGAGCGCGACGCTGGTCGAGGGCCACGATGATGGTCCCGACCGATGTATCGATCGCGACGCGCGTATAGCCGGGGGTCGGCCGATTGGCGGGTTGGGCATGGGCCAGACCGGAAAACAGGGCAAACAGGAAGACGGCAAGACGGCAGGCAACGGAACGCATCGACACGGGGCACTCGTCGGGGAGGGAGAATGCCGAGGCTATCGACCGCGCAGCGCGGACGCAACCAAGCAACAGGGCACCTGCCCTTTGCCAATATGCCGCTTATGCTGTCCTACAGCATGTCACCGCCCTATATTGCCCGGCCTCGGCGATCGAACAGCTTTGTAACGAAATTTCCCACATTTGAATGAAGATGACAAAATGTGCGGGAAATGTGCGAAGTTAAGCGCTTGCTTGCCCGGCTCGGGGTGGGGGCCTATAGCCCGCGGCCATGAGCAGCGAACCCTTCCGCACGCAACTCGCAGCGCTTGAATCGCGGGGGCGCCTGCGCCACCTGATCCCTCGCGCCGGGCGTGATTTTGCCTCCAACGACTATCTTGGCCTCGCGTCCGATCCGATGATCGGCCAGGCCGTGGCCGACGCGGTCGCGCGCGGCGTGCCGGTCGGCTCGGGCGGCTCGCGCCTGCTGCGCGGCAATGCCCCCGAACATGAAGGGCTGGAGGCCAAGGCCGCGGAATTTTTCCGCACCCAGGCGTCGCTGTTCCTGGCCAATGGCTTTCTCGCCAATATGGCGCTGTTCGCGACCCTGCCGCAGCGCGGCGACCTGATCGTCGCGGACGAACTGATCCATGCCAGCGTCCATGACGGCATCCGCCTGTCGAAAGCGACCGCGGTCTTCGCCCGTCACAATGACCTGCAAAGCTTCGCCGACCTCATCACCGCCTTCCGCGCCGAAGGGGGCAAGGGCCGGATCTGGATCGCGGTCGAAACGCTCTATTCGATGGACGGCGACATGGCGCCGCTCGGCGATCTCGCCAAGCTGGCCGCCACCCATGATGCGATGCTGTTGCTGGACGAAGCCCATGGCACCGGCGTCTTCGGTCCCGGCGGGCGTGGCCTGTCGGCCGGCCTCGACGGGCTGCACAATGTCATCACCCTCCACACCTGCGGCAAGGCGATGGGCGTGGAGGGCGCGCT
Encoded here:
- a CDS encoding prolyl oligopeptidase family serine peptidase; its protein translation is MRALRRLIWPLPALLAVIAAAPASAVAAAASGDATPAAIDATPPDNGLHYPLTRRQDLVEDHFGVKVTDPYRWLENDVRTDPAVRDWVGRENDLTRRYIDDLPGRNALKTRMQALFAHGRFTVPRKAGTRYFYGYNKGLQNQTPLYVREGLAGEQRLLLDPNRWARDGASALAEWTPSPDGRFLAYGVQDAGSDWRTLRVLDVDSGKILDDKVEWVKFSQTAWDGRGEGFFYSRYAAPVDGEAYQSTNSDQQLYYHRIGTPQAQDQLIYATPDRPGLSHTAQVTSDGRWLIVSSFAGMDPRRELHVAALDGGPVKLRTLVKGLANDWRLIGSRGSTLYFVTDRKAAHMRLVTLDALRPGRSEKPLVAERTDTLAGGSLVGNRFILAYMTQSETVAELVELDGRKVGDVPLPGMGTAAGFGGRDGDPETFFSFSGFVTPASIYRFDTASQQTQLFAQPDLPFNPADYGVEQVSYPSKDGTLIPMTILRKKVLADHTQAVPTILYGYGGFNIALTPGYSATRMAWLEQGGAYAIANLRGGGEFGKAWHDAGRGANKQNVFDDFIAAAEYLKAQGYTPKDGLAIEGRSNGGLLVGAVVNQRPDLFAAALPAVGVMDMLRFDRFTAGRYWVDDYGSPDNERDFPLLYGYSPYHNILSGKDYPAILVTTADTDDRVVPAHSFKYAAALQAASIGDKPHLLRVENRAGHGAGKPIDKLIEEYADSYAFAAHFTGLDIQRKPD
- a CDS encoding gamma-glutamylcyclotransferase family protein, which encodes MKRPLLFVYGTLRPGFEGPMAHWLADRAEWIGAGWIGGKLYQVADYPGFVPGEAGRVYGDLFALSEAEALLARLDAYEECTPDDSLPHEYRRERCLVETADGPVDAWVYLYALSVTGHRVIASGDYLAAR
- the rplQ gene encoding 50S ribosomal protein L17, which encodes MRHKVGHRKLQRSTGHRTALLRNLAASLIKHEQILTTTPKAKELRPYVEKLITLAKKGGLSNRRLADARLKDDAQLTKLFEVLAERYKDRNGGYTRVIKAGFRASDAAPIAIIELVDRDVDAKGQDSGPVNTVDEDEFEAA
- a CDS encoding outer membrane protein, whose product is MMRNMIGTAAAIGLALACGTAHAESFQGPYVGVQAGWNRDSIGSANSDVGRLDMHESRDAFFGGGFAGYDHQLTDKIVVGVEAGFDIAADDASRVGGSLIDPNYSFDIGARAGYVVGGNTLLYVRGSYENMRARIALSDTSGTLSGHDSFDGWGVGAGVERFVADKVTARIEYRYSDLGNGGKFDRHQTLVGLAYHF
- a CDS encoding DUF72 domain-containing protein; the encoded protein is MTGRIRVGIGGWVYEPWRGSFYPAGMRQKDELAYVGVQLTATEINATYYSSQKPATFAGWAQAVPDGFQFAVKASRFCTNRRVLAEAGESIQKFVQQGIVELGDRLGPILWQFMPTKKFDPDDFGAFLQLLPASVDGVALRHALEVRHESFDDPAFLALARDAGAAVVLADHDDYPAITGHDVGFAYSRLMRSREDEETGYGRADIAGWADRAKAQAAQGDAYLFYISGAKVRNPAAARATIMALEQQL
- a CDS encoding MnmC family methyltransferase, which gives rise to MTPRELLGTAAVPGGQELRLYRRGGDFMIVLDRNELMSSRMSGSEKALALMTLERLGKRAGLHMLIGGYGMGFTLRAALAEMDAKAQITLAELVPEIIEWARGPMVDLAAGCLDDPRVRLVMDDVAHVIAAGHGSYDAILLDVDNGPDGLTADANDRLYTNAGLASAMRALKPGGILAIWSAGSDAAFTRRLQNAGFAVEEVAVKARDNGKGPRHVIWFATRRR
- the rpsM gene encoding 30S ribosomal protein S13 produces the protein MARIAGVNIPTNKRVIIALTYIHGIGRKTAVDLADKLGIDHARRVQDLSDAEVLQIREAIDADLTVEGDLRRETAMNIKRLMDLACYRGLRHRKGLPVRGQRTHTNARTRKGKAKPIAGKKK
- a CDS encoding PspC domain-containing protein → MNNSFTLDRRNAKIMGVCAGIANRTGLDVTLIRVALVLLTLCALGPIGVVAYLLAGWLAEG
- the rpsK gene encoding 30S ribosomal protein S11 — protein: MAREPQRIKRRERKNISAGVAHVNASFNNTMVTITDAQGNAISWSSAGMMGFKGSRKSTPYAAQVCAEDAGRKAAEHGVRTLEVEVKGPGSGRESALRALQAVGFHITSIRDVTPIPHNGVRPSKRRRV
- a CDS encoding DNA-directed RNA polymerase subunit alpha, translated to MTVNMKNWQELKKPNALEIKPTGDGKRKATFVAEPLERGFGLTLGNALRRVLLSSLQGAAVTSIKIENVLHEFSSLAGVREDVTDIVLNIKQVALKMEGEGPKRLQLSATGPAVVKAGDIAVVGDIEVMNPDLVICHLDQGATLNMELTADIGKGYVPAVANRPADAPIGLIPVDALYSPVRQVAYKVDNTRVGQELDYDKLSLTLETDGTVTPEDAIAYAARILQDQLQLFVHFEDALPAAAPAAGHAAAAASEGESDTNQINRYLLKKVDELELSVRSANCLKNDNIIYIGDLVQKTEAEMLRTPNFGRKSLNEIKEVLSSMGLRLGMDIPGWPPENIEEMAKKLEQELLG